In a genomic window of Gemmatimonadales bacterium:
- the murC gene encoding UDP-N-acetylmuramate--L-alanine ligase, which yields MGVAGAGMSALALLARRRGVPVTGCDREPDGAGAAANTADVRRAGGIVLAGHDPSHVSGTRAVIVTAAVPPDHPELARARALGIPIVRRADALAAAIAPGRVVAVAGTHGKTTTTVMTTQALAAAGLDPTGIAGGRVASWSGSTRFGGDGVFVVEADEYDKAFLALSAEVAVINNVEADHLECYGSIQALEEAFAQFAGPARRVIAGADDPGASRVAARAGRPTWTVGVAAQADVRISDVRQSAAGSTARVTLPGAGEAELRLKVPGLHNIRNAAAALAVTVELGASVEPALGALAAFTGVGRRFELVGSAAGVTVVDDYAHHPTEIAATLEGARQAYPRRRLVAVFQPHLFSRTALHGVGMGAALRAADVVVVSEVYAAREAPVPGVSGRLVADAAARAGNEVVWVPERAELVAQVASLVREGDVVLTLGAGDVTAVGRDLLTRLEERKGARA from the coding sequence ATGGGGGTCGCTGGCGCCGGGATGAGCGCGTTGGCGCTCCTCGCACGGCGCCGGGGCGTGCCGGTGACCGGCTGCGATCGCGAGCCGGATGGCGCCGGGGCGGCGGCCAACACGGCGGATGTGCGCAGGGCCGGCGGGATCGTTCTCGCCGGGCACGATCCGAGCCATGTGAGCGGGACGAGGGCCGTCATCGTGACGGCAGCTGTCCCGCCGGACCACCCGGAACTTGCGAGGGCGCGGGCACTTGGAATCCCGATCGTGCGCCGTGCCGATGCGCTGGCTGCCGCCATCGCGCCTGGTCGAGTCGTCGCCGTCGCCGGAACACACGGGAAGACCACGACCACGGTGATGACGACACAGGCGCTGGCGGCCGCCGGGCTGGATCCCACGGGGATCGCTGGCGGCCGCGTCGCTTCGTGGTCGGGCAGCACCAGGTTCGGCGGCGACGGCGTCTTCGTCGTCGAGGCGGACGAGTACGACAAGGCGTTTCTCGCACTGTCCGCCGAAGTCGCTGTCATCAATAACGTTGAAGCCGACCACCTCGAGTGCTATGGCAGCATTCAGGCCCTCGAGGAAGCGTTTGCGCAGTTCGCCGGGCCGGCACGGCGAGTGATCGCTGGAGCGGACGACCCCGGCGCGAGCCGGGTCGCCGCCCGGGCCGGTCGCCCGACCTGGACCGTAGGCGTTGCGGCGCAAGCGGATGTGCGGATTTCGGACGTGCGGCAGTCCGCCGCCGGCAGCACGGCGAGGGTGACCTTGCCGGGGGCCGGGGAGGCCGAGTTGAGGTTGAAGGTGCCCGGCCTTCACAACATCCGCAACGCTGCTGCCGCTTTGGCGGTCACGGTGGAGCTGGGGGCGAGCGTCGAACCGGCACTCGGCGCCCTGGCGGCGTTCACGGGGGTCGGGCGGCGCTTCGAGCTGGTGGGGTCGGCGGCGGGGGTGACGGTCGTGGACGACTACGCGCACCACCCGACCGAGATCGCCGCGACGCTGGAGGGGGCCCGGCAGGCGTACCCGCGCCGGCGGCTGGTGGCGGTCTTCCAGCCGCACCTGTTCTCGCGGACCGCGCTGCACGGGGTGGGGATGGGCGCGGCGCTGCGGGCGGCCGACGTGGTGGTGGTCAGCGAGGTGTACGCGGCGCGAGAGGCGCCCGTGCCGGGCGTGAGTGGGCGGCTGGTGGCGGACGCGGCCGCGCGGGCGGGCAACGAGGTGGTGTGGGTGCCCGAGCGGGCGGAGCTGGTGGCGCAGGTCGCGTCGCTGGTACGCGAGGGAGACGTCGTGCTGACGCTGGGCGCGGGCGACGTCACCGCCGTGGGGAGGGATCTCCTCACGCGGCTCGAGGAGCGGAAGGGCGCCAGGGCGTGA
- a CDS encoding FtsQ-type POTRA domain-containing protein — protein MRPSRRVAAVVVVALASAGWWGPWVLGRFRFFDVRRVEVRGTRYLAPATVVAALGLGSGASVWSNTRAMERRVGALAGVRAAVVARRVPSTLVVTVAEVEPVALARGPDALVPVDDSGRPLPYDPAAVPLDAPVIAKADAPLLAALATVRSTDLGLYADIAAARTAAGGSVVLELGQGRLRVATPLDPAVVRSLAAVRRDLAARGQRWTELDGRFHGWIVVRRAAA, from the coding sequence GTGAGGCCATCCCGGCGGGTGGCGGCGGTGGTGGTGGTGGCGCTGGCGAGCGCGGGCTGGTGGGGTCCCTGGGTGCTCGGACGGTTCCGGTTCTTCGACGTCCGTCGCGTGGAGGTGCGCGGCACGCGCTACCTCGCTCCGGCGACGGTCGTCGCGGCCCTGGGCCTCGGGAGCGGCGCGAGCGTGTGGTCGAACACGCGGGCGATGGAGCGGCGGGTCGGCGCGCTGGCGGGCGTCCGTGCGGCCGTGGTGGCCCGCCGGGTGCCGTCCACGCTGGTGGTGACCGTCGCGGAGGTGGAGCCGGTCGCGCTGGCCAGGGGGCCGGACGCGCTGGTGCCGGTGGACGACAGCGGCCGGCCGTTGCCGTACGATCCCGCGGCCGTCCCGCTGGACGCGCCGGTGATCGCGAAGGCCGACGCGCCGCTGCTGGCGGCGCTGGCGACGGTGCGGTCCACGGACTTGGGGCTGTACGCGGACATCGCAGCGGCGCGAACCGCCGCCGGGGGGAGCGTGGTGCTGGAGCTGGGGCAGGGCCGGCTGCGCGTCGCGACACCGCTCGATCCGGCGGTGGTGCGGTCGCTGGCGGCGGTGCGGCGCGACCTGGCGGCGCGGGGTCAGCGGTGGACGGAGCTCGACGGCCGGTTCCACGGCTGGATCGTCGTGCGGCGGGCGGCGGCGTGA
- the ftsA gene encoding cell division protein FtsA, which produces MTRELVCGLDVGTTKTCAVIAEVAGELPRAPEARILGVGRARTSGVRRGVVRDIDETTRSVVEAVAAAERMAGFKVEGVWVGIAGEHVHAITSPGVVAVTGPEIRKADVDRVIEVARAVVLGPDSEILHVIPQEFIVDRQRGIADPVGMTGTRLETDVFLVTMSSSVGQNLRKAVERAGYDVAGFVLEPLAASYATVTEDERELGVALVELGGSSTDLAIFHDEKFRHLWTFGFAGAHVTSDIAMGLSVTQADAERLKERYGIAYRPLVDPQETIELPSPAGQEPRHVLRDILADIIHQRLDEVLGAVAREIERVGYVGKLPAGVVLTGGTAMLAGVVELARDVFGMPVRLGVPGQHLSGSLIDAVEQPRFSTATGLAMYAMHELARGAAQAGVRAVTVDRVFGSVRRWLTDFF; this is translated from the coding sequence GTGACGCGCGAGCTGGTGTGCGGGCTCGACGTCGGCACCACCAAGACGTGCGCGGTGATCGCGGAGGTCGCGGGCGAGCTGCCGCGCGCGCCCGAGGCGCGGATCCTCGGCGTGGGCCGGGCGCGCACCAGCGGGGTGCGGCGGGGCGTGGTGCGGGACATCGACGAGACCACGCGCTCGGTGGTGGAGGCGGTCGCTGCGGCGGAGCGGATGGCGGGCTTCAAGGTCGAAGGGGTGTGGGTCGGGATCGCGGGCGAGCACGTGCACGCGATCACCTCGCCCGGGGTGGTGGCCGTGACGGGCCCGGAGATCCGCAAGGCGGACGTGGACCGGGTGATCGAGGTCGCGCGCGCGGTGGTGCTGGGGCCGGACAGCGAGATCCTGCACGTGATTCCGCAGGAGTTCATCGTGGACCGGCAGCGCGGCATCGCCGATCCGGTGGGGATGACGGGGACGCGGCTGGAGACGGACGTGTTCCTGGTGACGATGTCGAGCTCGGTGGGCCAGAACCTGCGCAAGGCGGTGGAGCGCGCGGGCTACGACGTGGCGGGGTTCGTGCTGGAGCCGCTGGCCGCGAGCTACGCGACGGTGACGGAGGACGAGCGGGAGCTGGGCGTGGCGCTGGTGGAGCTGGGCGGGAGCAGCACCGATCTCGCCATCTTCCACGACGAGAAGTTCCGGCACCTGTGGACGTTCGGCTTCGCCGGGGCGCACGTCACCAGCGACATCGCGATGGGGCTGTCGGTGACGCAGGCCGACGCGGAGCGGCTGAAGGAGCGCTACGGCATCGCGTACCGGCCGCTGGTGGATCCGCAGGAGACGATCGAGCTGCCGAGCCCGGCGGGGCAGGAGCCGCGGCACGTGCTGCGCGACATCCTGGCGGACATCATCCACCAGCGCCTCGACGAGGTCCTGGGCGCGGTGGCGCGCGAGATCGAGCGGGTGGGGTACGTGGGGAAGCTGCCGGCGGGGGTGGTGCTGACGGGCGGGACGGCGATGCTGGCGGGGGTGGTGGAGCTGGCGCGGGACGTGTTCGGGATGCCGGTGCGTCTCGGGGTGCCGGGCCAGCACCTCTCGGGGAGCCTGATCGACGCGGTGGAGCAGCCGCGCTTCAGCACCGCGACCGGGCTGGCGATGTACGCGATGCACGAGCTGGCGCGGGGTGCGGCGCAGGCGGGGGTGCGGGCCGTGACGGTGGACCGGGTGTTCGGCTCGGTGCGCCGGTGGTTGACCGACTTCTTCTAG
- the ftsZ gene encoding cell division protein FtsZ has protein sequence MIFELEETVQQNARMKVVGVGGGGGNAVNRMIEEHLTGVEFISVNTDAQALLNSRSDIKVQIGKKLTRGLGAGARPEIGRQAIEENRDDVGRVIHGADLVFVTCGMGGGTGTGAAPIIAAMAHEIGALTVGIVTKPFLFEGKKRMKQAEMGIVEMRKHVDTMIVVPNERLLAVAGKGMPFLDALKKADEVLLNATRGISTLISVAGLVNVDFADVRTVMQNGGSALMGTGTGKGENRALEAAQQAISSPLLDNVSINGATGALVNITGGADLTLGEVTQISDTIHDAAGDEADVIFGAVVDPSMEGEIRVTVIATGFDRRDIKEAGPRAAGVIQFPQRQVAGLRGAGAQPAAATGGAGTPPAAPRRQAPATPAPPAQPPAEPLSDMEIPTFIRRQMD, from the coding sequence ATGATCTTCGAGCTCGAGGAAACCGTCCAGCAGAACGCGCGGATGAAGGTCGTCGGCGTCGGGGGCGGTGGCGGCAACGCCGTCAACCGGATGATCGAGGAGCACCTGACCGGGGTGGAGTTCATCTCGGTCAACACCGACGCGCAGGCGCTGCTGAACTCCCGCTCGGACATCAAGGTCCAGATCGGGAAGAAGCTGACGCGCGGGCTCGGGGCGGGGGCCCGGCCGGAGATCGGCCGCCAGGCGATCGAGGAGAACCGCGACGACGTCGGCCGCGTGATCCACGGCGCCGACCTGGTGTTCGTGACCTGCGGGATGGGCGGCGGCACGGGGACGGGCGCCGCGCCGATCATCGCCGCGATGGCGCACGAGATCGGGGCCCTCACGGTGGGGATCGTGACCAAGCCGTTCCTGTTCGAGGGCAAGAAGCGGATGAAGCAGGCGGAGATGGGCATCGTCGAGATGCGCAAGCACGTCGACACGATGATCGTCGTGCCCAACGAGCGCCTGCTGGCCGTGGCCGGGAAGGGGATGCCGTTCCTCGACGCCCTGAAGAAGGCGGACGAGGTGCTCCTCAACGCCACCCGCGGCATCTCGACGCTGATCAGCGTCGCCGGCCTGGTGAACGTGGACTTCGCCGACGTGCGGACCGTGATGCAGAACGGCGGCTCGGCGCTGATGGGGACGGGCACGGGCAAGGGGGAGAACCGGGCGCTGGAGGCGGCGCAGCAGGCCATCTCGAGCCCGCTGCTCGACAACGTCTCGATCAACGGCGCGACCGGCGCGCTGGTCAACATCACCGGCGGCGCGGACCTCACCCTCGGCGAGGTCACGCAGATCAGCGACACGATCCACGACGCGGCCGGCGACGAGGCGGACGTCATCTTCGGCGCCGTGGTGGACCCGTCGATGGAGGGCGAGATCCGGGTGACGGTGATCGCCACGGGCTTCGACCGGCGCGACATCAAGGAGGCGGGGCCGCGGGCCGCGGGCGTCATCCAGTTCCCGCAGCGCCAGGTGGCGGGGCTGCGCGGCGCGGGGGCGCAGCCGGCCGCGGCCACGGGCGGCGCGGGCACCCCGCCGGCGGCGCCGCGGCGCCAGGCGCCCGCGACCCCCGCGCCGCCGGCGCAGCCCCCGGCGGAGCCGCTCTCCGACATGGAGATCCCGACCTTCATCCGCAGGCAGATGGATTGA
- a CDS encoding peptidoglycan DD-metalloendopeptidase family protein, with amino-acid sequence MTDRTRQVATLVAAAALLGAAAVGVARRHGLLGGLPTAPALVVTGPPVETIVDTLRRRETVSQLFQRRGVTDVDWSAVAQAVRNFQPQRLKAGLVFLFQQRHGAAVPHAVAARTSRDERLLLTRVADHWTASVERIPWHAEPLVVTGTVTRDAATVYQAMDNAVSDALLSRDERSQLVLALADVYDWEVDFARDLQPGDGFRVVAERLVSADGEARFGRVVAARLELSGQRLYAFRLDDGDRPAFWDENGRSLRRDFLRSPLRYRSVSSRFSSSRWQPILHYYRAHLGTDFAAELGTEVRAIGAGTVIFAGREGGYGNLVEIRHPRGYETRYGHLLRFAAGVETGARVEQNQVIGYVGSSGLSTGPHLHFEVRQNGRAVNPLRQLGGAAPGAPIAADLRPAFDREKQRLLMLLEPPPPAVIASTPRT; translated from the coding sequence TTGACCGACCGCACCCGGCAGGTCGCCACCCTGGTCGCGGCCGCCGCGCTCCTGGGGGCGGCGGCGGTGGGCGTGGCGCGGCGGCACGGCCTGCTGGGCGGCCTCCCGACGGCGCCCGCGCTGGTGGTGACGGGCCCTCCCGTCGAGACCATCGTCGACACGCTGAGGCGCCGCGAGACGGTGTCCCAGCTGTTCCAGCGGCGCGGCGTCACCGACGTGGACTGGTCCGCGGTGGCGCAGGCGGTGCGCAACTTCCAGCCCCAGCGGCTCAAGGCGGGCCTGGTGTTCCTCTTCCAGCAGCGTCACGGCGCCGCCGTGCCGCACGCGGTGGCGGCGCGCACCTCGCGCGACGAGCGCCTGCTGCTGACCCGCGTCGCCGACCACTGGACCGCGTCGGTGGAGCGCATCCCCTGGCACGCGGAGCCGCTGGTCGTGACCGGCACCGTCACGCGCGACGCGGCGACGGTGTACCAGGCGATGGACAACGCGGTGAGCGACGCGCTCCTCTCGCGCGACGAGCGCAGCCAGCTGGTGCTGGCCCTCGCGGACGTCTACGACTGGGAGGTGGACTTCGCCCGCGACCTGCAGCCCGGCGACGGGTTCCGCGTCGTCGCCGAGCGCCTGGTGTCGGCGGACGGGGAAGCCCGCTTCGGTCGCGTGGTGGCCGCGCGCCTCGAGCTGTCGGGCCAGCGGCTCTACGCCTTCCGGCTCGACGACGGCGACCGGCCCGCGTTCTGGGACGAGAACGGTCGCTCGCTGCGCCGCGACTTCCTCCGCTCGCCGCTGCGCTACCGGAGCGTGAGCAGCCGGTTCAGCAGCTCGCGCTGGCAGCCGATCCTCCACTATTACCGGGCGCACCTGGGCACCGACTTCGCGGCCGAGCTGGGCACGGAGGTGCGGGCCATCGGCGCGGGCACGGTCATCTTCGCGGGACGCGAGGGCGGCTACGGCAACCTGGTCGAGATCCGGCATCCGCGCGGCTACGAGACCCGCTACGGCCACCTGCTGCGCTTCGCCGCGGGGGTCGAGACGGGCGCGCGGGTGGAGCAGAACCAGGTCATCGGCTACGTGGGCAGCAGCGGCCTGTCCACCGGTCCCCACCTGCACTTCGAGGTGCGGCAGAACGGCCGGGCCGTCAACCCGCTGCGGCAGCTGGGCGGCGCCGCCCCCGGCGCGCCGATCGCCGCCGATCTCCGGCCCGCCTTCGACCGCGAGAAACAGCGGCTGCTGATGCTGCTCGAGCCACCGCCTCCGGCCGTCATCGCGAGCACGCCGCGCACCTGA
- a CDS encoding HisA/HisF-related TIM barrel protein: protein MDLFPAIDLRAGRVVRMRRGDPASEFVYDPDPVAVARRYARAGARWAHVIDLDRVFGFGEQTPLIAELARGGALRLQVGGGLDTPAQAAAVLDCGVERVIVRASAAREPGGLEAMARQLGAARLAVAVDARAGCVDLDGAMAGMPAVELARAAAQAGIGTVVYTDLGREGGLGGADVGGATALAREAGVDVIVSGGVGALDDVRAIRAAGLAGAVVGRALLEGRFTLAEALACTSS from the coding sequence ATGGACCTGTTCCCCGCCATTGACCTCAGGGCCGGGCGGGTCGTGCGCATGCGGCGCGGCGACCCGGCCTCCGAGTTCGTCTACGATCCGGACCCGGTCGCGGTGGCGCGGCGCTACGCCCGGGCCGGGGCGCGCTGGGCGCACGTGATCGACCTGGACCGGGTGTTCGGCTTCGGGGAGCAGACGCCGCTCATCGCCGAGCTGGCGCGGGGCGGCGCGCTGCGCCTCCAGGTCGGCGGCGGCCTCGACACGCCGGCGCAGGCGGCGGCCGTCCTGGACTGCGGGGTCGAGCGCGTCATCGTGCGCGCGTCGGCGGCCCGGGAGCCGGGCGGGCTGGAGGCGATGGCGCGGCAGCTCGGAGCGGCGCGGCTCGCGGTGGCCGTGGACGCGCGCGCGGGATGCGTGGATCTCGACGGCGCGATGGCGGGCATGCCCGCGGTCGAGCTGGCCCGGGCGGCCGCGCAGGCCGGCATCGGCACCGTCGTGTACACCGACCTCGGGCGCGAGGGCGGGCTCGGCGGCGCGGACGTCGGCGGCGCGACCGCGCTCGCCCGCGAGGCCGGCGTGGACGTGATCGTGTCGGGCGGCGTCGGCGCGCTGGACGACGTGCGCGCGATCCGCGCGGCCGGCCTGGCCGGCGCCGTGGTGGGCCGTGCCCTGTTGGAAGGCCGGTTCACGCTGGCCGAGGCCCTCGCGTGTACGTCGTCGTAG
- the ftsY gene encoding signal recognition particle-docking protein FtsY, with protein MLRGLGKADLDELERVLIEADLGVAAAEELVAEVGERVRRGKLRSGEEVRAALEERLAAMLAAPSGGGPAPGVVARAEPGPTLVLMVGVNGTGKTTAAARLARRLRAEGRQPLLVAADTYRAGAVQQLERWAEALGLPCVKGASGGDPAAVVFDAIEAARARGLDTVIVDTAGRLHTQDDLMKELQKVARVAARKLPGAPHETLLVLDGSTGQNAVQQGRAFKAALPVTGLFVTKLDGTGRGGTVVALARDLGLPVRFLGVGEGAEDLEVFDAATYARRLLGA; from the coding sequence TTGCTCCGCGGGTTGGGCAAGGCCGACCTCGACGAGCTGGAGCGCGTGCTGATCGAGGCCGATCTCGGCGTTGCGGCCGCGGAGGAGCTGGTGGCCGAGGTCGGCGAGCGGGTGCGCCGCGGCAAGCTCCGGAGCGGCGAGGAGGTCCGCGCGGCGCTCGAGGAGCGGCTGGCGGCCATGCTCGCCGCGCCCTCGGGCGGCGGGCCCGCGCCCGGCGTCGTGGCGCGGGCGGAGCCCGGCCCCACTCTCGTCCTGATGGTCGGCGTGAACGGCACCGGCAAGACGACCGCCGCCGCCAGGCTCGCGCGCCGGTTGCGGGCGGAGGGCCGGCAGCCGCTGCTCGTGGCGGCCGACACCTACCGGGCGGGCGCCGTGCAGCAGCTCGAGCGCTGGGCGGAGGCGCTGGGGCTGCCGTGCGTGAAGGGCGCGAGCGGCGGGGATCCCGCGGCGGTGGTGTTCGACGCCATCGAGGCCGCGCGCGCCCGGGGCCTCGACACCGTGATCGTGGACACCGCCGGCCGGCTGCACACCCAGGACGACCTCATGAAGGAGCTGCAGAAGGTGGCACGGGTGGCCGCTCGCAAGCTGCCCGGCGCGCCGCACGAGACCCTGCTGGTCCTGGACGGCTCGACCGGGCAGAACGCGGTCCAGCAGGGTCGCGCGTTCAAGGCCGCGCTGCCGGTGACCGGGCTGTTCGTCACCAAGCTCGACGGCACGGGCCGGGGCGGCACCGTCGTCGCCCTCGCCCGGGACCTCGGCCTGCCGGTGCGGTTCCTCGGCGTGGGCGAGGGCGCCGAGGACCTCGAGGTGTTCGACGCCGCGACCTACGCGCGCAGGCTGCTCGGTGCCTGA
- the recG gene encoding ATP-dependent DNA helicase RecG, producing MPELRLDAPVQFLKGVGERRAELLARLGIATARDLLHHIPFRYLDATQITPIARARGARVGTEVTVVGRVVSTGILPTRRGLRVFQAVLQDASGLIECGWPGRPFLERSVLKGQLLLATGPVRHFHGRQLQPREWVVLADSDEQPRGQVLPVYRVTDGLTVRQLRSLVDRHLDGLLASVVEELPAAWRTAAGVVALPDALRQVHRPADVAQAEAGRRRLAFEELMLFQLVLARARWLARRSRAGIRFEVRREFTSQLRRNLPFELTAAQKRCIKEIVADQTSPVRMHRLLQGDVGSGKTVVALFAMLVAAENGFQAALMAPTELLAEQHAATLTRLLAPLGMIPELLLGRMTAGEKAQVRERLEQGSARLVVGTHALIQGEVAFHRLGLAVIDEQHRFGVAQRALLAEKNAREGPDVLLLSATPIPRTLALALYGDLDVSRLDEMPPGRKPIRTAIRDDRARARVYDFVRREVRAGHQAYIIYPVIDETEKLDVKAAAKMAAYLAAEIFPDLVVGLVHGRLPADDRDVVMRRFRAGEVQVLVATSVIEVGIDVPNATVMLIEHPDRFGLAQLHQLRGRIGRGAAASHCILMVENGLRNPASTARARLEKFAATDDGFAIAELDLADRGHGELVGARQAGPVEFRFADWSRDGDLLALSHRLARDVIAADPTLSARGLRPVVAQIGRRFERGLELFRAIPG from the coding sequence GTGCCTGAGCTCCGCCTCGACGCGCCGGTCCAGTTCCTCAAGGGCGTCGGGGAGCGGCGCGCGGAGCTGCTCGCGCGGCTCGGCATCGCCACCGCCCGGGACCTGCTCCACCACATCCCCTTCCGGTATCTCGACGCCACCCAGATCACGCCCATCGCGCGGGCGCGTGGCGCACGGGTGGGCACGGAGGTCACGGTCGTCGGGCGCGTGGTCTCGACCGGCATCCTCCCGACCCGGCGCGGGCTGCGCGTCTTCCAGGCGGTGCTGCAGGACGCCTCCGGCCTGATCGAGTGCGGGTGGCCCGGCCGGCCGTTTCTCGAGCGGAGCGTCCTCAAGGGACAGCTGCTCCTCGCGACCGGCCCGGTGCGGCACTTCCACGGCCGGCAGCTGCAGCCGCGGGAGTGGGTCGTCCTCGCCGACAGTGACGAGCAGCCCCGCGGCCAGGTGCTGCCCGTCTACCGGGTCACCGACGGGCTCACGGTGCGCCAGCTGCGGTCGCTGGTGGACCGGCACCTGGACGGCCTGCTGGCGAGCGTCGTCGAGGAGCTGCCGGCGGCGTGGCGCACGGCCGCGGGCGTGGTGGCCCTGCCGGACGCGCTCCGGCAGGTGCACCGGCCCGCCGACGTCGCCCAGGCCGAGGCCGGGCGCCGGCGCCTCGCGTTCGAGGAGCTGATGCTGTTCCAGCTGGTGCTGGCGCGGGCCCGGTGGCTGGCGCGGCGCTCGCGTGCCGGCATCCGCTTCGAGGTGCGGCGCGAGTTCACCAGCCAGCTCCGCCGCAACCTCCCCTTCGAGCTCACGGCGGCGCAGAAGCGGTGCATCAAGGAGATCGTGGCGGATCAGACCTCCCCCGTCCGGATGCACCGGCTGCTGCAGGGCGACGTCGGCTCGGGCAAGACCGTGGTGGCGCTGTTCGCGATGCTGGTCGCGGCCGAGAACGGCTTCCAGGCGGCGCTGATGGCGCCGACCGAGCTCCTGGCCGAGCAGCACGCGGCCACTCTCACCCGCCTGCTGGCGCCGCTGGGGATGATCCCGGAGCTGCTGCTCGGCCGGATGACGGCGGGCGAGAAGGCGCAGGTGCGCGAGCGGCTGGAGCAGGGCAGCGCGCGCCTCGTGGTCGGGACCCACGCGCTGATCCAGGGCGAGGTCGCCTTCCACCGGCTGGGCCTCGCCGTGATCGACGAGCAGCACCGCTTCGGCGTGGCGCAGCGCGCCCTGCTCGCGGAGAAGAACGCGCGCGAAGGCCCCGACGTGCTGCTGCTGTCGGCCACGCCCATCCCGCGCACTCTTGCGCTGGCGCTGTACGGCGACCTCGACGTTTCGCGCCTGGACGAGATGCCGCCCGGCCGCAAGCCGATCCGCACCGCGATCCGCGACGACCGCGCGCGCGCCCGGGTGTACGACTTCGTGCGCCGGGAAGTCCGCGCCGGGCACCAGGCCTACATCATCTATCCGGTGATCGACGAGACCGAGAAGCTCGACGTGAAGGCCGCCGCGAAGATGGCGGCGTACCTGGCCGCCGAGATCTTCCCCGACCTCGTGGTGGGCCTGGTGCACGGGCGGTTGCCGGCGGACGACCGCGACGTCGTGATGCGGCGGTTCCGCGCCGGCGAGGTCCAGGTCCTGGTGGCCACGAGCGTGATCGAGGTGGGGATCGACGTGCCCAACGCGACCGTGATGCTGATCGAGCACCCCGACCGCTTCGGCCTCGCGCAGCTCCACCAGCTCCGCGGCCGCATCGGGCGCGGCGCGGCCGCCAGCCACTGCATCCTGATGGTCGAGAACGGGCTGCGGAATCCGGCGTCCACCGCGCGGGCGCGGCTCGAGAAGTTCGCCGCGACCGACGACGGGTTCGCCATCGCCGAGCTGGACCTGGCCGACCGCGGGCACGGCGAGCTGGTGGGCGCGCGGCAGGCCGGGCCCGTGGAGTTCCGGTTCGCCGACTGGTCGCGGGACGGGGACCTGCTCGCCCTGTCGCACCGCCTGGCCCGCGACGTGATCGCGGCCGACCCCACCCTGAGCGCGCGCGGGCTCCGGCCCGTCGTGGCGCAGATCGGTCGGCGCTTCGAGCGCGGCCTGGAGCTGTTCCGGGCGATCCCGGGCTAG